The Colletes latitarsis isolate SP2378_abdomen chromosome 14, iyColLati1, whole genome shotgun sequence genome has a segment encoding these proteins:
- the Bili gene encoding FERM domain-containing protein 8 Bili isoform X2 — translation MEVQEDCTIRRQPIRRYQNDYKPDGHTSTWRPAVRIAVYLMTGIFLTMDIEQNFTAQQILTIIQTEGELGLARAPLLTGQTVFALWLCSSRLEVQLRSSHKPIELAAKWNRLVRKYSSQIEDTDEEPLLCLRRNVFVSRSDEEQIKEAKVLELLYAEARNNVLQGRYPCEGQARYASLGALQARIELGPYNPQSHTLAFFRRHRGRFLPHHYTSPSLLLGLGLGLGLVGGKGAPEARLLEQYKRIPNHTGTNTNSRKLIRKYLEFCWSLPCYGAAFFQGQIERPVRGLASWITNRDMHVLIAINSSGIYIVDDMQCSLLLGLRYSELSWEMAKPSDEGNLDCLPCLFLQFPVRENGARVYKILQVFSRQAIMMDTLISGFAEEYRRHGANGDVANIDRLTDHSIGCNTGNFTNKLSKFTLATFDDEGRCIGQMGSWSFQ, via the exons aTGGAGGTGCAAGAGGATTGTACGATTCGAAGACAGCCAATTCGTCGTTACCAAAATGATTACAAACCCGATGGACATACATCAACTT GGAGACCTGCTGTTCGAATAGCTGTGTATTTAATGACTGGAATCTTTTTAACAATGGATATCGAACAGAATTTCACTGCGCAACAAATTCTCACAATAATACAAACCGAAGGAGAACTTGGATTGGCAAGAGCTCCTTTGCTTACCGGGCAAACAGTGTTTGCTTTGTGGCTTTGCTCTTCGAGGCTAGAAGTTCAGTTACGCTCGAGCCACAAACCTATAGAATTGGCTGCAAAGTGGAATCGCTTAGTGAGAAAATATAGTTCACAAATAGAGGATACCGACGAGGAACCTTTGCTGTGCCTCAGGAGGAACGTATTTGTTTCTCGGTCAGACGAAGAACAAATAAAGGAAGCTAAAGTGTTGGAGTTATTATACGCAGAAGCTAGAAATAATGTGCTGCAGG GACGCTATCCGTGCGAAGGCCAAGCACGATACGCTAGCTTAGGAGCACTGCAGGCACGCATCGAACTCGGCCCGTACAATCCGCAAAGTCATACGCTAGCATTCTTCAGAAGACACCGGGGTCGATTTCTACCACATCACTACACTTCACCCAGTTTGCTGTTGGGTCTAGGCCTTGGATTAGGATTGGTAGGAGGTAAAGGTGCACCAGAGGCACGCCTTCTTGAACAGTACAAGCGGATACCTAATCACACAGGAACGAACACGAATTCAAGGAAACTTATCAGAAAATACTTGGAGTTTTGTTGGAGTTTACCCTGTTACGGTGCAGCGTTCTTTCAAGGTCAAATCGAGCGCCCTGTAAGAGGTCTAGCGTCGTGGATCACGAATCGTGATATGCATGTACTCATAGCTATAAATTCATCAGGCATTTATATTGTCGACGACATGCAATGC AGTTTATTATTGGGATTGAGATATTCTGAACTGAGTTGGGAAATGGCAAAGCCTTCTGACGAAGGTAACCTGGATTGCCTGCCTTGTCTATTCTTACAGTTTCCTGTACGAGAGAATGGAGCACGAGTTTACAAAATTCTACAAGTATTCTCAAGACAA GCAATAATGATGGATACGTTAATTTCTGGTTTCGCCGAGGAATATCGTCGTCATGGGGCTAATGGCGATGTTGCAAATATCGATCGTCTGACGGATCATTCGATAGGTTGCAATACCGGAAATTTCACTAACAAGCTTAGTAAATTTACATTGGCCACCTTCGATGACGAAG GTCGATGTATCGGACAAATGGGCTCTTGGTCTTTTCAATAA
- the Bili gene encoding FERM domain-containing protein 8 Bili isoform X1 has product MEVQEDCTIRRQPIRRYQNDYKPDGHTSTSMMVNQPQYLNIGRPAVRIAVYLMTGIFLTMDIEQNFTAQQILTIIQTEGELGLARAPLLTGQTVFALWLCSSRLEVQLRSSHKPIELAAKWNRLVRKYSSQIEDTDEEPLLCLRRNVFVSRSDEEQIKEAKVLELLYAEARNNVLQGRYPCEGQARYASLGALQARIELGPYNPQSHTLAFFRRHRGRFLPHHYTSPSLLLGLGLGLGLVGGKGAPEARLLEQYKRIPNHTGTNTNSRKLIRKYLEFCWSLPCYGAAFFQGQIERPVRGLASWITNRDMHVLIAINSSGIYIVDDMQCSLLLGLRYSELSWEMAKPSDEGNLDCLPCLFLQFPVRENGARVYKILQVFSRQAIMMDTLISGFAEEYRRHGANGDVANIDRLTDHSIGCNTGNFTNKLSKFTLATFDDEGRCIGQMGSWSFQ; this is encoded by the exons aTGGAGGTGCAAGAGGATTGTACGATTCGAAGACAGCCAATTCGTCGTTACCAAAATGATTACAAACCCGATGGACATACATCAACTT CGATGATGGTCAATCAACCACAGTATTTAAACATAGGGAGACCTGCTGTTCGAATAGCTGTGTATTTAATGACTGGAATCTTTTTAACAATGGATATCGAACAGAATTTCACTGCGCAACAAATTCTCACAATAATACAAACCGAAGGAGAACTTGGATTGGCAAGAGCTCCTTTGCTTACCGGGCAAACAGTGTTTGCTTTGTGGCTTTGCTCTTCGAGGCTAGAAGTTCAGTTACGCTCGAGCCACAAACCTATAGAATTGGCTGCAAAGTGGAATCGCTTAGTGAGAAAATATAGTTCACAAATAGAGGATACCGACGAGGAACCTTTGCTGTGCCTCAGGAGGAACGTATTTGTTTCTCGGTCAGACGAAGAACAAATAAAGGAAGCTAAAGTGTTGGAGTTATTATACGCAGAAGCTAGAAATAATGTGCTGCAGG GACGCTATCCGTGCGAAGGCCAAGCACGATACGCTAGCTTAGGAGCACTGCAGGCACGCATCGAACTCGGCCCGTACAATCCGCAAAGTCATACGCTAGCATTCTTCAGAAGACACCGGGGTCGATTTCTACCACATCACTACACTTCACCCAGTTTGCTGTTGGGTCTAGGCCTTGGATTAGGATTGGTAGGAGGTAAAGGTGCACCAGAGGCACGCCTTCTTGAACAGTACAAGCGGATACCTAATCACACAGGAACGAACACGAATTCAAGGAAACTTATCAGAAAATACTTGGAGTTTTGTTGGAGTTTACCCTGTTACGGTGCAGCGTTCTTTCAAGGTCAAATCGAGCGCCCTGTAAGAGGTCTAGCGTCGTGGATCACGAATCGTGATATGCATGTACTCATAGCTATAAATTCATCAGGCATTTATATTGTCGACGACATGCAATGC AGTTTATTATTGGGATTGAGATATTCTGAACTGAGTTGGGAAATGGCAAAGCCTTCTGACGAAGGTAACCTGGATTGCCTGCCTTGTCTATTCTTACAGTTTCCTGTACGAGAGAATGGAGCACGAGTTTACAAAATTCTACAAGTATTCTCAAGACAA GCAATAATGATGGATACGTTAATTTCTGGTTTCGCCGAGGAATATCGTCGTCATGGGGCTAATGGCGATGTTGCAAATATCGATCGTCTGACGGATCATTCGATAGGTTGCAATACCGGAAATTTCACTAACAAGCTTAGTAAATTTACATTGGCCACCTTCGATGACGAAG GTCGATGTATCGGACAAATGGGCTCTTGGTCTTTTCAATAA
- the LOC143349903 gene encoding eukaryotic initiation factor 4A-III, producing the protein MAEAKSRRVAQTEDLSNVEFETSEDVEVIPTFDNMGLRDELLRGIYAYGFEKPSAIQQRSIKPIMKGRDVIAQAQSGTGKTATFSIAILQSLDTQVRETQVLVLSPTRELATQIQKVILALGDFMNVQCHACIGGTNLGEDIRKLDYGQHVVSGTPGRVFDMIKRRVLRTRAIKMLVLDESDEMLNKGFKEQIYDVYRYLPPATQVVLVSATLPHEILEMTSKFMTDPIRILVKRDELTLEGIKQFFVAVEREEWKFDTLCDLYDTLTITQAVIFCNTKRKVDWLTEKMREANFTVCSMHGDMPQKERDNIMKEFRSGQSRVLITTDVWARGIDVQQVSLVINYDLPNNRELYIHRIGRSGRFGRKGVSINFVKTDDIRILRDIEQYYSTQIDEMPMNVADLI; encoded by the exons ATGGCGGAAGCGAAATCTCGTCGCGTTGCACAAACAGAAGATTTATCAAATGTTGAGTTTGAAACTAGTGAAGATGTGGAAGTCATTCCGACATTCGATAATATGGGGCTCAGAGATGAATTGTTGCGTGGAATTTATGCTTACG GATTTGAGAAACCGTCGGCAATTCAGCAACGATCTATCAAACCTATAATGAAAGGACGAGATGTGATCGCACAAGCTCAGTCCGGTACTGGTAAAACCGCAACGTTCTCAATTGCCATTTTACAATCTTTAGATACACAAGTCAGAGAAACCCAAGTATTAGTTCTGTCTCCTACAAGAGAACTAGCAACACAAATACAGAAAGTTATTTTGGCATTAGGAGATTTTATGAATGTTCAATGTCATGCCTGTATTGGAGGCACCAACCTTGGAGAGGACATCAGAAAGCTAGATTATGGGCAGCATGTAGTATCTGGCACACCTGGCAGAGTATTTG ATATGATAAAAAGGAGGGTTCTCAGAACCAGAGCTATAAAAATGTTAGTTCTCGATGAATCAGATGAAATGTTAAATAAGGGTTTTAAGGAACAAATTTACGACGTGTACAGATATTTACCTCCAGCAACGCAAGTTGTGCTAGTATCTGCAACATTGCCACATGAAATTCTGGAAATGACAAGTAAATTCATGACAGATCCTATTCGTATTCTTGTCAAACG CGATGAATTGACATTGGAAGGAATAAAGCAATTCTTTGTTGCTGTTGAGAGGGAAGAATGGAAGTTTGATACGTTATGCGACTTATACGATAcattgacgataacgcaagctgtAATATTTTGCAATACAAAACGTAAAGTAGATTGGTTAACTGAGAAAATGAGAGAGGCTAATTTCACGGTTTGTTCTATGCATGGAGATATGCcacagaaagagagagacaaCATAATGAAAGAGTTCCGGTCTGGTCAAAG TCGTGTTTTGATCACAACCGATGTCTGGGCAAGAGGAATAGATGTGCAGCAAGTGTCCCTTGTAATCAAttatgatctgcccaacaatcgTGAGTTATACATTCATAGAATAGGTCGCTCCGGTCGTTTTGGCAGGAAAGGTGTTTccattaattttgttaaaactGATGACATAAGGATTCTCCGAGATATAGAACAATATTATTCAACGCAAATTGACGAAATGCCTATGAATGTAGCTGACTTAATATAG